In Pseudomonadota bacterium, one genomic interval encodes:
- a CDS encoding HNH endonuclease — LQTEAHANTQSTETRPPRGGTQAGTFEGASTGTATDSGAGSGAGSGFTNQPPVSGNTSPAGGGLGGTSGGAGDPTPAAESVSQAFTPATQPSTLSSAELGSNGRGVFTGIVPENNEQNDRQTRTTPIPARKPNLGSQGASHWDPDTSSWNELQPTPQVSLSEEFSTPSSQIAPNTLQPQPNLVEIDTPVRPQTQPGMLETAKDAAIKTWNYVTTPFETMEKINEPQRSQLEVLDTYQQEVFAQNHIQGAMLNGFMHSTDSDLCQPMVFVPETILDAAVYSVGLAGTRKIISGNRRTPKGSTAKSKQLSSKKQAANNNAANDNSLQSHVNLKRATGTDTFRTFNALDPEMGRQANRWSVGQGAKSSAHARMSGEVARENVAPARGSQRVGESKSLGGGTGAQKSTHKEQIKSKSSTINQAERNPIDINAHSKAPYSPQGMRDMLEARYPGSKVESTTLPYKGAKGTKFAGQRHPKTKVVYDMRASPDFTPYMKYEVQIPFAEYNKKAANSSAHMRYATRQLRVDIKSGKVNANQFKPQELKAIMSGKRKIPGHTWEHNSRRGRMQLVKEKPHARTPHVGGSAMNKKIDKIGKKDG; from the coding sequence TTGCAGACAGAGGCTCACGCCAATACACAGTCAACCGAGACACGCCCGCCAAGAGGCGGAACCCAGGCAGGCACCTTTGAAGGTGCCTCCACCGGAACTGCTACAGACTCTGGTGCAGGTTCAGGGGCCGGGAGCGGTTTTACAAACCAACCTCCCGTCAGCGGTAATACATCGCCTGCTGGTGGTGGTCTTGGCGGTACAAGTGGTGGTGCAGGAGATCCCACACCTGCTGCTGAGTCCGTCAGCCAAGCCTTTACCCCTGCAACACAGCCTTCGACCCTCTCTTCAGCAGAGCTGGGATCAAACGGACGAGGTGTGTTTACTGGTATTGTTCCAGAAAATAATGAGCAAAACGATAGACAGACTAGGACAACTCCAATCCCTGCTAGGAAACCTAATTTGGGTTCTCAAGGAGCATCGCATTGGGATCCAGATACCAGTAGTTGGAATGAACTGCAACCTACGCCTCAGGTGAGTCTGTCAGAGGAGTTTAGTACACCGAGCTCGCAAATTGCACCAAACACACTTCAACCTCAACCAAATCTTGTGGAAATTGACACACCTGTTAGGCCGCAAACTCAACCTGGAATGTTAGAGACAGCAAAGGATGCTGCCATAAAGACCTGGAACTACGTAACAACTCCTTTTGAGACAATGGAAAAGATAAACGAACCTCAAAGAAGTCAGCTGGAGGTACTTGATACGTATCAACAGGAAGTTTTTGCACAAAATCACATTCAAGGGGCAATGCTTAATGGATTTATGCATAGTACCGATTCTGATTTGTGCCAACCGATGGTTTTTGTTCCCGAAACAATTTTGGATGCAGCAGTTTATTCTGTTGGGCTTGCGGGCACGCGGAAAATAATCTCCGGTAACCGCCGCACACCCAAGGGTTCAACCGCAAAATCAAAACAATTAAGCAGTAAAAAACAGGCTGCAAACAACAATGCTGCCAATGATAATTCTTTACAATCCCACGTTAATTTGAAACGAGCTACAGGCACGGATACGTTTCGAACCTTTAATGCTCTGGATCCTGAAATGGGTCGACAGGCCAATCGTTGGTCTGTAGGTCAGGGCGCAAAATCTTCTGCGCATGCTAGGATGAGTGGTGAGGTTGCCAGGGAGAATGTTGCGCCTGCTCGGGGTTCACAAAGAGTTGGGGAAAGTAAAAGTTTAGGGGGTGGTACCGGCGCACAAAAATCCACCCACAAAGAGCAAATTAAAAGCAAATCTTCCACTATTAACCAGGCTGAAAGAAATCCAATAGATATTAATGCACACTCTAAAGCTCCATATAGCCCACAAGGTATGCGTGATATGCTAGAGGCACGTTATCCTGGATCAAAGGTTGAATCAACAACCTTACCGTATAAGGGAGCAAAGGGAACAAAATTTGCAGGTCAGCGTCATCCTAAAACTAAAGTTGTATATGATATGAGGGCTAGTCCTGATTTTACACCTTATATGAAATATGAAGTGCAGATTCCATTTGCAGAATATAATAAGAAGGCAGCAAATTCTTCTGCACATATGCGTTATGCGACGCGTCAGTTGCGGGTAGATATTAAATCTGGAAAAGTGAATGCGAATCAATTTAAACCTCAGGAGCTGAAGGCGATAATGAGTGGCAAAAGGAAAATACCTGGCCATACATGGGAGCATAATTCGAGACGCGGGCGGATGCAATTGGTGAAAGAGAAACCACATGCAAGAACCCCCCATGTTGGGGGATCTGCAATGAACAAAAAAATTGACAAAATTGGAAAAAAAGATGGTTGA
- a CDS encoding enterotoxin A family protein — protein MVDGLERNDDYLIGFVSEALISGAINIREAHQWIYNLISKYDNLPTYIYDLPEANNWKEFDKIIGFHAYNTSETEFDALSGIAFVRGNITDEEAISKKKALKALKGNPQLEKRFRETFPFIEF, from the coding sequence ATGGTTGATGGATTAGAACGTAATGATGATTATTTGATAGGTTTTGTTTCAGAAGCACTCATATCTGGTGCTATAAACATACGGGAAGCACATCAATGGATTTATAACCTTATTAGCAAATACGATAATTTGCCAACTTATATCTATGATTTACCCGAAGCAAATAACTGGAAAGAATTTGATAAAATAATTGGCTTCCATGCTTACAATACTTCTGAAACTGAGTTCGATGCCCTTAGTGGCATAGCCTTTGTACGTGGGAATATAACTGATGAAGAAGCAATATCAAAAAAGAAAGCTCTAAAAGCTCTGAAGGGCAACCCTCAATTAGAAAAAAGATTTAGGGAAACGTTTCCGTTTATTGAGTTTTAG